One Urocitellus parryii isolate mUroPar1 chromosome 8, mUroPar1.hap1, whole genome shotgun sequence DNA window includes the following coding sequences:
- the LOC144256708 gene encoding putative olfactory receptor 2B3 — MALINESHPEEFILLGLDDLPWLELPLFIVLLITHPVTMMGNIAIILVSKLDPRLNSPMYFFLTNLSFLDMCLTTSIVLQMLLNLGSSKKTISYVGCVVQLYVFHFMGATECLLLTIMSFDCYVAIGRPLHYTLIMNQCICILLARVMWLTGVLFALLEATLTLQLPLCGVNKLDHLLCEIPVLIKTACGEKEANELALSVVCIFILVIPLCLILASYASIGHAVLKIKSSEGRKKAFGTCFSHLIVVSLFYGTAISMYLQPYSSITRDQPKFMALFYGVVTSTVNPFIYTLRNKDVKGALCNLVRNIFISK, encoded by the coding sequence ATGGCACTCATTAATGAAAGCCACCCTGAAGAGTTTATCCTACTAGGCTTAGATGATCTGCCTTGGCTAGAGCTTCCCCTATTCATTGTTCTTCTTATTACACACCCCGTGACCATGATGGGAAACATTGCCATCATTCTGGTGTCCAAGTTAGACCCCCGTCTCAATAgtcccatgtatttcttcctcacCAACCTCTCCTTTTTAGACATGTGTTTAACCACAAGCATTGTGCTTCAGATGCTGTTAAACCTGGGAAGCTCTAAGAAGACCATCAGCTATGTAGGATGTGTAGTTCAGCTTTATGTCTTCCACTTTATGGGGGCCACAGAATGTCTTCTCTTGACTATCATGTCCTTTGACTGCTATGTGGCCATCGGCAGGCCTCTGCACTACACCCTCATCATGAATCAATGCATCTGCATCTTACTAGCACGTGTTATGTGGCTGACTGGAGTGCTCTTTGCTTTATTGGAGGCCACACTTACCTTACAATTGCCATTGTGTGGTGTCAATAAACTGGATCACTTGTTGTGTGAGATTCCAGTTCTGATAAAGACTGCCTGTGGTGAAAAGGAAGCTAATGAACTTGCACTGTCTGtggtgtgtatttttattttagttattcctTTATGTTTAATTCTTGCCTCTTATGCTAGTATTGGACATGCTGTACTTAAGATTAAATCTTCTGAGGGAAGGAAAAAGGCCTTTGGAACATGTTTTTCTCATCTTATTGTAGTTTCCTTATTTTATGGTACAGCTATTAGCATGTATCTTCAGCCTTACTCCTCCATCACAAGGGACCAGCCCAAGTTCATGGCTCTCTTCTATGGAGTGGTGACTTCTACAGTCAACCCCTTCATCTATACCCTGAGGAATAAAGATGTAAAAGGGGCATTATGCAACCTAGTGAGGAACATTTTCATTTCCAAGTGA